CCCATAATAAACAAGAAAATAGTGCAAAAGAGTACTTGATATTACATGAAATTCAAAAGTTTTATCTTTAGGACAAGACTTATCTTAATAATTTTCTCCACGATAATAGCGCTCCAGTTTGTGATCCAGATGAACGAGCTGCGCTTTTTTCTGCTCGATATCTTCCAACAGCTTTTGCCTTTGATCTTGAATCAGTTTGGTTCTTTCAGGCAGAGTTGAGGTTCCTTCATTTACCTTGTCATAATACGTTTTAATGTCCTCCACACTCATCCCCGTTTCGCGAAGACATTTGATAAAAACCAGCCAATTCAGATCATCTTCCGTGTAAAGACGGTTATTCTGCTCACTGCGCGCAGCAGGCTTCAACAGGCCCTTTCTTTCGTAAAAACGTATCGCCCCGACAGCGATATCGACTTTCTTCGCTACTTCTCCAATTGTTAACATGCTAACCCTCTTTTATCAAAATTTATGGTTGACCTACACTAAGTGTAGCATAGTAACTTATACATTGTTAATGAAAATCAAATTAGAGAAAAGAGGATTCACATGAAAAAAATCGCTTTTGTAACTGGAGCAAATAAAGGTATCGGATTTGAAATCGTTAAGCAGTTAGGTCAGGCCGGCTGGAAAGTCCTCCTTGGTGCACGCAGCGCTGAACGGGGGGAAGCGGCTGTTTCCGAGTTAATTTCCGAGGGGTTAGACATAGAGTTTGTGCAAATCGATATGAGTGACTTGGAAAGCATCAAAAGGTCGGCCGATACGATTACTAAGGATTATCCGGACTTCAAACTTCTGATCAATAATGCGGGTATGCCTGGTGCTTTCTCGCGTTCATTTACGGATACCAAAGAGGAGGATCTGAGGAACGCTTTCGAAGTCAACTTTTTCGGAACCTTCCGTCTGAACCAGCGTTTGTTCCCGTTAATCAAAGATAACGAAGGCACAATCGTTAATGTATCGACCGACATGGCTTCGCTGGATCATATGCAAAATACGGGATTTACTTTAAACGCATTTGACTATAATTCATCCAAAACCGCCAACAACGCCATGACAGTTTCGATGGCATATGAACTCAAAAGCAGCAGGGCTCAAGTATTTGCGGTAACGCCTGGATTCACATCAACAGACCTTAACGGTAATGCCGAAGGCGGTAAATCAAAAGAAGCAGCTGCTGCGATAATCGTGGGTTATGCGACAGATGGCAAACATCATAACGGAGAGTTCTTGGATGAGAAGGGCGTGTACGCCTGGTAATGCAGATCTGCAAAACGATGGTATCGTAAAATACGTTGTTACTCGTTAAAAAACAGACGTATTAAACCGGGTACTCGCTTGGGGCACCCCGTAATACGTCTGTTCTTTTTTTAATAATGAAGAGATATGGGACGACATATGGAGTGGTCTTTATTTTAAAATAACCAAATATTCTTCCCAAGGTCCCACCTCCGAATCGTTTCTTTTGGCCATTATCCAAACGATCTTTGCGATGTGTGTTAAATCATGATCAGCCCATGCAGCAATTCATTCGTTATGAAGTGATCAGTCAATTAACCACTCCGATTGGAGAATGGCATACTGATACTCGTCCACCCAGTTTCCTTTTGACATGTAATTTTGCAACATATGCCCTTCACGCCTCATGCCTAAGCGTTCAAGAACGCGAATGGATTTGTCATTCCGTACATCCGTAAATGCAATCACCTTGTGTTTGCCCAGTGTTTTAAAAATATAATCCAACAATGCCTTTAGCGCTTCATGGATATATCCATGCCCTTGATGCTCAGGTGAGAGAGTGAACCCAATCTCTACAATTCTCGGTTCATTAAGGGGTGTATGCAGAGCGCAATCTCCAATAAGCAGATCCGAATCCGCTAAGGCAAGAGCGAATTGAAACCATGTACCTGGCTGATTAGGAGTGTGGTTCATTTGCTTGTCAACAAACAATTCGGCATCCTCATACGAATAGTTCTCCCAGGATTGGAACTGGGAAATGGTTGGATTTGCTCGGTACTCGTAGAAAGGCAGCGTATCCTGCAAGCCAAATTGCCTAATATGTAGACGATCTGTTACTGCATATACCTGTGACTTCTTCATATTTTCTATCTCCGTTCTGAAAAGTAATTTAATTGGAGTATATACGCTTTTTTTTCTTTCTTAATAATATTATCTTACTAACACAGTAAATAAAAGTGAATGCAATAGAGCTTCAGTAACAGCATTTCTCTTGTTATTCGCAAGCTAATGTTTTATATTGACATAATAGTAGGTCAAAAAAAGAGGTGATCCGACGAGATGACTCCACGCACGAAAGAACAAAACGAAGAAATCCGGCTGCGGCGTCTGGCGCAAATCCGTAAAGCCGCTGCCGATGTGTTTTTGAATAAAGGGCCTTTACTGGAAATCCGAGATGTGGCCGCTCAGGCTGGACTCGGGTATGGCACGGTATATCATTATTACAGCAATAAGGGCGATTTGCTCAACGATCTCCTGTGGGACGCATTGGAGCGGGCCGAGGGATGGCCAGATGCCCCGCGCGATTCGGCTTTGGGCGAGGAGCCAGCGAGTGGGCCCTTCGTCTTGGGTGCTGCCGTGCACACCGGGAATGCGATTGCGACGAATTCCAGCCGGGAAAGCCATGAAACGACCGCTTCCGCAGAACTTGGCCCCGTCGCGGCAGCCAGCGTCCAGTTGCTGCAGCTTTGGGCGGAGGACCACGCCCTATACTTGCTGCATAAGCTGGCTGTTGAGGGTTTTGCCTCGCTACCTGAAGCTCGATCAGCCACACTCTTGGCCGCTTTTCGGCATGAAGTGGTTGCGCCATTTGCCGCGCTGGTGGACACCGGGCATGCGTCAGACGGGGATGCCGCTTCCGGCGGGAAAGCGGCGGAGCAGCCCTATGGACTGCAGCGCGCGGAAATGCTGCTGGCCGCCTTGGTTGGCTGCGCCTCGCTATCGATGCGTCGCGACAAGCTGCACGAAGAGGCGATGGATATCGTCCGGATATTAAAATTATAGGATGGATGAGGAGTGAATAAACAAAAGATGATCATTATAAAATCACCTAGGGAAATTGAAGAAATGAAGCCGGCGAGCCAAATCGTTGCGGACTGCTACCGCGAGGTGACCAAACTCATTGAGCCCGGCATCACCACGCTAGAAATCAATGATTTTGTTGCCAGACACATCACCAAGCTGGGTGGCAAGCAGTTTACGAAAGGGTATAATGGTTTTCCCGCCGAAACCTGCATTTCGATCAACGATGTCGTAGCCCACGGCATTCCCTCGAACCGGGTTCTTCAGGACGGTGACTTGCTGAAACTCGACATCGTCGCGGAATACGGAGGATGGTTTGGCGACTCGTGCATGAGCTATGCGGTGGGCAATATTCGGCCGGAAGCGCAAAAATTAATGAAGGTGACAAAGGAATGCTTGGATCTGGGAATTGCCCAGGCTGTACCCGGGGGCCGACTCGGCGATATAACGTCGGCGATTCAAAAGCATGCGGAAGCTCACGGGTATTCGGTCGTACGCGATCTGTTGGCGCACGGAATCGGTCGGAGCCTACACGAGGAACCGACCTATGAGCATATCGGCGTAGCCGGCAAAGGCATTCGATTAAAAGAAGGCATGGTGTTTACCATTGAACCGATGATTAACGAAGGTACGTTCCGTATCACGATCGACGAAGATCATTGGACGGCGAGAACGGCCGACGGCAAGTTGTCGGCACAATATGAGCATACGATCGCAATCACGTCGGATGGACCGCTGATTTTAACGGCTCAGTAATAAATTTATGAATCTAAGAAAACCGCGTTGTTATGCGGTTTTTTTATTATGACTTGGGTATCATGCCCAGGATAGCGCAATTGTTAAGTGATAATATCATTTAGTAATATAGAAGAATCTAGCCATACGTAATACTTAAGTTACATGGGGATTTCTTACAGGGAGGTTACTTACAATGCATTATGACGTAATCGTAATAGGAGCAGGTTCAATGGGGATGGCGGCGGGTTATTTTTTATCCAAGAGTGGGAAAAGTACATTATTAATCGATTCTTTTAACCCGC
Above is a window of Paenibacillus sp. E222 DNA encoding:
- a CDS encoding MerR family transcriptional regulator; this translates as MLTIGEVAKKVDIAVGAIRFYERKGLLKPAARSEQNNRLYTEDDLNWLVFIKCLRETGMSVEDIKTYYDKVNEGTSTLPERTKLIQDQRQKLLEDIEQKKAQLVHLDHKLERYYRGENY
- a CDS encoding SDR family NAD(P)-dependent oxidoreductase, giving the protein MKKIAFVTGANKGIGFEIVKQLGQAGWKVLLGARSAERGEAAVSELISEGLDIEFVQIDMSDLESIKRSADTITKDYPDFKLLINNAGMPGAFSRSFTDTKEEDLRNAFEVNFFGTFRLNQRLFPLIKDNEGTIVNVSTDMASLDHMQNTGFTLNAFDYNSSKTANNAMTVSMAYELKSSRAQVFAVTPGFTSTDLNGNAEGGKSKEAAAAIIVGYATDGKHHNGEFLDEKGVYAW
- a CDS encoding GNAT family N-acetyltransferase; the encoded protein is MKKSQVYAVTDRLHIRQFGLQDTLPFYEYRANPTISQFQSWENYSYEDAELFVDKQMNHTPNQPGTWFQFALALADSDLLIGDCALHTPLNEPRIVEIGFTLSPEHQGHGYIHEALKALLDYIFKTLGKHKVIAFTDVRNDKSIRVLERLGMRREGHMLQNYMSKGNWVDEYQYAILQSEWLID
- a CDS encoding TetR/AcrR family transcriptional regulator, with the translated sequence MTPRTKEQNEEIRLRRLAQIRKAAADVFLNKGPLLEIRDVAAQAGLGYGTVYHYYSNKGDLLNDLLWDALERAEGWPDAPRDSALGEEPASGPFVLGAAVHTGNAIATNSSRESHETTASAELGPVAAASVQLLQLWAEDHALYLLHKLAVEGFASLPEARSATLLAAFRHEVVAPFAALVDTGHASDGDAASGGKAAEQPYGLQRAEMLLAALVGCASLSMRRDKLHEEAMDIVRILKL
- the map gene encoding type I methionyl aminopeptidase — translated: MIIIKSPREIEEMKPASQIVADCYREVTKLIEPGITTLEINDFVARHITKLGGKQFTKGYNGFPAETCISINDVVAHGIPSNRVLQDGDLLKLDIVAEYGGWFGDSCMSYAVGNIRPEAQKLMKVTKECLDLGIAQAVPGGRLGDITSAIQKHAEAHGYSVVRDLLAHGIGRSLHEEPTYEHIGVAGKGIRLKEGMVFTIEPMINEGTFRITIDEDHWTARTADGKLSAQYEHTIAITSDGPLILTAQ